Genomic window (Streptomyces sp. TG1A-60):
ACACGACCGGGGACCACGCCGCGGGAGAGGCGGCAGACGCGGGAGAGCGCGCGTCCGGCGTGACCGCGGAGGCCCCGGGGGAGCCCTCCGAGGCTCCTGGAGGGGCGTACGCCCCTCCGGCCCGCGAGACGGCCGAGGAGGCCCCGGAAGCCGCCCGGGAGTCCGCCGAGCCGGCCGGTGAGGCCGACGCGGGGGCCACTGCGGGCGCGGAGGAGCCGGAGACGGCCCCGGAGGCACCCGAGTCCGCCACCGCTGCCGAGGCCGACGTGGCCTCCGGGACCTCCGGAGCCTCCGGGACCGAGGGCGACCCGGCCCCGGTCGTCGAGCCGGGGCCGTCCCCGCACGACGACCACCCCCTCGCCTCGTACGTCCTGCGCGTCAACGGCACCGACCGGCCCGTCAGCGACGCCTGGATCGGCGAGTCGCTGCTCTACGTACTGCGCGAGCGGCTCGGCCTCGCGGGCGCCAAGGACGGCTGCTCGCAGGGCGAGTGCGGCGCCTGCAACGTCCAGGTCGACGGGCGGCTCGTGGCGTCCTGCCTGGTCCCGGCCGTCACCGCCGCGAGCACCGAGGTGCGCACCGTGGAGGGCCTCGCCGCCGACGGGCAGCCCTCGGACGTGCAGCGGGCCCTCGCCCGGTGCGGCGCCGTGCAGTGCGGTTTCTGCGTGCCCGGCATGGCGATGACCGTGCACAACCTCCTTGAGGGCAACCCGGACCCCACCGATCTGGAGACCCGCCAGGCGCTCTGCGGCAACCTCTGCCGCTGCTCCGGTTACCGGGGCGTCCTGTCGGCCGTACGTGAGGTGGTCGCCGAACGCGAGGCGAACGCCGCCGTCGAGAACGAGGCCGACGCGGGCCCCGGCGAGGCACGCATCCCGCACCAGGCGGGTCCCGGCGCGGGCGGCGTCAACGCGGCGTCGCACGACTCCCAGGGAGCACCACCACCGGCACCGCACGACCCCGGCCAGTCGTACGGCGGCCAGGGCATGTCGTTCGCGGGTCAGGGCGACTCGTACGGTGGTCAGGACCAGTCCTTCGGTGGTCAGGACCACGGCTTTGGTGGAGGTCAGGGCGACTCGTACGGTGGTCAGGACCAGAGCTTCGGTGGTCAGGACCACGGCTTTGGTGGAGGTCAGGGCGACTCGTACGGCGGTCAGGACCAGTCCTTCGGCGGTCAGGACGACTCGTACGGCGGTCAGGGCCGCTCGTTCGGCCAGGACGGAGGCCAGGCGTGAGCAACGAAACCGTCATCGCGACGCCCACGGGGCCCGGGGAGGCCGCGTCCGCGCCCGAGCAGCTGCCCCACGGCCTGGGCGCGTCGCTGCCGCCCGCCGACGCCCGTGCCAAGTCGGAGGGCACCTTCCCGTACGCGGCCGATCTGTGGGCCGAGGGCCTGCTGTGGGCGGCCGTGCTCCGCTCGCCGCACCCGCACGCGCGCATCGTGTCCATCGACACGTCCCACGCGCGCGACATGCCGGGCGTACGGGCCGTCGTCACCCACGAGGACGTGCCCGGCGTCGCCCTGCACGGCCGCGGCAGGGCGGACCGGCCCCTGTTCGCCTCCGAGGTCGTACGCCACCACGGCGAGCCCATCGCGGCCGTCGCCGCCGACCACCCGGACACCGCGCGGATGGCCGCCGCCGCCGTCATCGTCGAGTACGAGGTACTCGACCCGGTGGTCGACCCGGAGCAGGCCTTCGAGGCCGAGCCCCTGCACCCCGACGGCAACCTGATCCGGCACATCCCGCTGCGCCACGGCGACCCGAACGCGGCCGGCGAGATCGTCGTCGAGGGCCAGTACCGCATCGGCCGCGCGGACCCGGCCCCCATCGGTGCCGAGGCCGGCCTCGCCGTGCCCCGCCCCGACGGCGGCGTCGAGCTGTATCTGGCCTCCACCGACCCGCACACCGACCGCGACGCCGCAGCCGCCTGCTACGGGCTGGCACCCGACCGTGTCAAGATCGTCGTCACCGGTGTCCCCGGTGCCACCGCCGACCGCGAGGACCAGGGCTTCCAGCTCCCACTCGGCCTGCTGGCCCTGAAGACCGGCTGCCCGGTGAAGCTGACCGCCAGCCGCGAGGAGTCCTTCCTGGGCCACGCCCACCGGCACCCGACCCTGCTCCGCTACCGTCACCACGCGGACGCCGAGGGCAGGCTCGTCAAGGTGGAGGCGCAGCTCCTGCTCGACGCGGGCGCGTACGCCGACACGTCGTCGGAGGCGCTGGCCGCCGCCGTCTCGTTCGCCTGCGGCCCGTACGTCGTACCGAACGCCTTCATCGAGGGCTGGGCGGTACGCACCAACAACCCGCCCTCGGGCCATGTGCGCGGCGAGGGCGCGATGCAGGTCTGCGCCGCGTACGAGGCGCAGATGGACAAGCTCGCGAAGAAGCTGGGGCTCGACCCGGCGGAACTGCGCATGCGCAACGTGATGTCCACGGGTGACGTGCTGCCGACGGGCCAGTCGGTGACCTGCCCGGCCCCCGTCGCCGAACTCCTCCAGGCCGTCCAGGAGTTCCCGCTCCCGGCGCTGCCCAAGGACACGCCCGAGGAGGAGTGGCTGCTGCCCGGCGGCCCCGAGGGCGCGGGCGAACCCGGCGCGGTCCGCCGTGGCGTCGGCTACGGCCTCGGCATGGTCCACATGCTCGGCGCCGAGGGCGCGGACGAGGTCTCCACCGCCACCGTGAAGGTCCACGACGGCATCGCGACCGTCCTGTGCGCGGCCGTCGACACCGGCCAGGGCTTCTCCACCCTCGCCCGGCAGATCGTCCAAGAGACCCTCGGTATCGACGAGGTCCACATCGCCCAGGTCGACACCGACCAGCCCTCGGCGGGTCCAGGCTGCCGAGGCCGTCACACCTGGGTCTCGGGCGGCGCGGTGGAACGTGCGGCGAAGATGGTCCGCACCCAACTGCTGCAGCCGCTCGCGCACAAGTTCGGCATGTCCACGGAGCTGTTGCAGATCACCGACGGCAAGATCACCTCGTACGACGGTGTCCTGTCGACCACGGTCGCGGAGGCGCTGGACGGCAAGGAACTCTGGGCCACCGCCCAGTGCCGTCCGCACCCCACCGAGCCGCTGGACGGCGCCGGCCAGGGCGACGCGTTCGTGGGCCTGGCGTTCTGCGCGATCCGGGCCGTGGTGGACGTGGACATCGAACTCGGCTCGGTACGGGTCGTGGAGCTGGCCGTCGCCCAGGACGTCGGCCGGGTCCTCAACCCGGCCCAGCTCGCCGCGCGTATCGAGGCGGGCGTCACCCAGGGCGTCGGCGTCGCGCTGACCGAGAACCTCCGCACCCCTCGGGGCCTGATCCGCCACCCCGATCTCACCGGCTACGCCCTGCCCACCGCCCTGGACGCCCCCGACATCCAGATCGTCAAACTGGTGGAGGAGCGGGACGTCGTGGCCCCGTTCGGCGCGAAGGCGGCCAGCGCGGTGCCGGTGGTCACCTCCCCTGCGGCCATCGCGGCGGCGGTGCGGGCGGCCACGGGACGCCCCGTGAACCGCCTGCCGATCCGGCCGCAGGCGGCGGTGGTGACGGGGGCGTAGGCGGCCCGGCACCGCCTCTGACGTGCTCGTTCGCGTGGACGTCGGGCGATGTCAGTGGGGCGGCGTAGGGTTCTTGGCAGTGGGGACGCCCGACGGCTCGGCGGTCGGGAAATCCCTGTGGGGGAGCACGTAGCGACCCATGTGCTGGGGGGAGCCATGAGCACGATGACGACGGGACCAATGGGCCTGACGGACCTGAACGACCTGAACGAACCGGGTCACTTGAGTGCCCCGGCGGTGCTGGCCGGTGGACCGGTCACCCGGTCGGGGCTGGCGCTCGACCTGCCCGCCCGCCTGCTGGACGAGGAGTTCGGGCAGGGCAGCGTGTGGCGCTTCGAGGACTTCGACTTCCCGGCCACGCTCACCCACGAGCCGACCCGCCGCTTCCTGCGGGACATGGGTCTGCCCGAGGGACACGGCTTCTTCCAGCTCGACACGGACATCCCGCTGCCGACCCTCGCCGAGTACCACGCCGGCGAGCACCCGGCAGGCTCCACCGCCGGCCGACTTCCGCCCAGAGCCGCCCACTTGATCCGCCTCGGCCACTTCGTCGAAGGCAACAGCCTCGTCGTCGACGGCACCACCGGCGCGATCCTCAACTGGAGCGAGCCCGAGTCCGCCCTCTGCCCCCTCGACGCCGACATCTCCACCCTCGCCTTCACGCTGTGGCTGCTGCACCGCGAGAAGCGCGAGGGAGCGCCGACGGGCTGCTGGGTGGAGGCCTTGCGGAACGAGGCATGCGCGGGCTCCGGTGCCGCACGGGAGACCGCGGCGGGAATCGAACCCGCGTAGGTCCCCGCGAGCGGAGCTCGCTGATGCACGCGGCACGGGCGGCTTCCTCCGCGACGGGACTGCCGTACGCCGTTCACGAAGGGCGTGGGGCCTTGACGAAGGTCCCGGGTGGTGCGGCGCCTCGGACACCGACCTGTTCGGCAAGGTGTCGGCACTCCTGCGGTCGCTCGCGATCAACCGCACCCTGGTCGACGGGAACAAGCGCACGGCCTGGACAGCCTGTGTCGTCTTCCTGGCCGTGAACGATGTGCAGCTCCGGCCGGACGTCGACGCCGCCTCACGCCTTGTGATCGCCGTGGCCACCGGTGACGTGGACGAGGTCGAGGTCATCTCCGAGGCTCTGCGGGAGCTTGCCGAGCAGCCGATGTGAGCTGAGTCCCATCTGCGGGTGGCCCGGCCTCGTTCGCGCGTTGACCGAACCGGGTCGCCGGTAGGGTGGCCCGGTTGTCATACGTAGCCGAGGTGTCCGAGTCGCTGCGCGGGTCGTCCCGGCTACGCCGCCGAGCCGCCCGCCCGTCGATTCGACCCCCAGACCGGAGACCGTGACTACCACCGCCGCCTCCCACCACCTCTCTCCCGCCTTCCCGGGCCGTGCCCCCTGGGGTACCGCCAGCAAGCTGCGTGCCTGGCAGCAGGGGGCGATGGAGAAGTACCTCCAGGAGCAGCCGCGGGACTTCCTCGCGGTCGCGACCCCGGGTGCCGGGAAGACGACCTTCGCGCTGACGCTCGCGTCCTGGCTGCTGCACCACCACGTCGTGCAGCAGGTGACGGTCGTGGCGCCCACCGAGCACCTGAAGAAGCAGTGGGCCGAGGCCGCGGCGCGGATAGGGATCAAGCTGGACCCGGAGTACAGCGCGGGGCCGCTCGGCAAGGAGTACCACGGGGTCGCGGTCACGTATGCGGGCGTCGGTGTCCGGCCCATGCTGCACCGCAACCGCAGCGAGCAGCGCAAGACCCTCGTCATCCTCGACGAGATCCACCACGCCGGTGACAGCAAGTCCTGGGGCGAGGCGTGCCTGGAGGCATTCGAGCCCGCCACCCGGCGGCTCGCGCTCACCGGGACGCCCTTCCGGTCCGACACCAATCCCATCCCCTTCGTGACCTACGAGGAGGGGACGGACGGAATCCGGCGGTCGTCCGCCGACTACACCTACGGCTACGGCAACGCCCTCGCCGACAACGTCGTGCGGCCCGTCATCTTCCTGTCCTACAGCGGCAACATGCGCTGGCGGACCAAGGCGGGGGACGAGATCGCCGCGCGGCTCGGCGAGCCCATGACCAAGGACGCGGTCAGCCAGGCCTGGCGTACCGCCCTCGATCCGCGCGGCGAGTGGATGCCCAGTGTGCTGCGCGCCGCCGACCAGCGGCTCACCGAGGTCAGGAAGGCCATCCCGGACGCCGGCGCCCTCGTCATCGCCAGCGACCAGGACTCCGCCCGCGCCTACGCCAAGCTGATCCGGGAGATCACGGGGACGAGCGCGACCGTCGTCCTGTCGGACGACTCGGGCGCGTCGGACCGGATCGACGAGTTCAGCCACAGCACCGACCGCTGGATGGTCGCCGTGCGGATGGTGTCCGAGGGCGTCGACGTGCCCCGGCTGGCGGTGGGGGTCTATGCCACCACCATCTCCACCCCGCTGTTCTTCGCGCAGGTCGTCGGGCGGTTCGTGCGGTCGCGGCGGCGCGGCGAGACGGCGTCCGTGTTCCTGCCGACCGTGCCCGACCTGCTCACCTTCGCCAACGAGATGGAGGTGGAGCGGGACCACGCCCTCGACAAGCCGAAGAAGGAGGGTGAGGAGGATCCGTACGCCGAGGAGGAGAAGCTCCTCCAGGAGGCGGAGAAGCAGCAGGACGAGGACACCGGCGAGCAGGACATGCTGCCGTTCGAGGCGCTTGAGTCCGACGCGGTGTTCGACCGGGTCATGTATAACGGCGCCGAGTTCGGGATGCAGGCCCACCCCGGGAGCGAGGAGGAGCAGGACTACCTGGGGATTCCGGGGCTGCTGGAGCCCGACCAGGTGCAGTTGCTGCTCCAGAAGCGGCAGGCGCGGCAGATCGCGCACAGCAGGCGGAAGCCGGACGCCGAGGCCGATCTGGTGGAGCTTCCGGCCGAGCGGCGGCCCGTCGTCACCCACAAGGAGCTGCTTGAGCTGCGCAAACAGCTCAACGGCATGGTCGGCGCGTACTCCCACCAGAGCGGCAAGCCGCACGGCGTCATCCACACCGAGGTGCGGCGGGTGTGCGGCGGACCGCCGAGCGCCGAGGCCACGGCGGGGCAGCTGCGGCAGCGGATCGCCAAGGTGCAGGAGTGGGCCACGCGCATGAAGTGACGCCCGGTTCGGCAGGCGGACGGGCGTGCGTGTTTGCGTGTGCGCCGGGCGGGGGTTGCGCGCGCCGGGCGAGACGCACCCGTGCATTTCGCGACAAAGAGGGTAGTTCACACCGGTCACTGACCGGATTCTGGACGGAGTCTTCCGCTGAGCGAACCGGCTCGTTTACTGTCCCGCTACGCACACGCCCCGTGGCAGCGCCGCCGCGGAGCGCAGCCGTGAAGCGACTCCGCCCGGATGTACCGGGTTCAGCCGATCGGCGGCCTCTGTAGCGCGTCGCCGAACGGGATCGGTGGCGCATCCGCCGTGACAGAGGTCGCCGCCCTCACCAAGAAGGAGTGGGCGTCGTGACCGCGGAGACCTCTCAGACTCTGGATCGAGGACTGCGTGTCCTCAAGTTGCTCGCCGACACCGATCACGGGCTGACCGTCACCGAGCTGTCCACCAAGCTCGGGGTCAACCGGACCGTGGTGTACCGCCTGCTCGCCACGCTGGAGCAGCACTCCCTCGTACGGCGTGACCTGGGCGGACGTGCCCGGGTCGGGCTGGGGGTGCTGCGGCTCGGGCGGCAGGTGCATCCGCTGGTACGGGAGGCCGCGTTGCCGGCGTTGCGGTCGTTGGCCGAGGACATAGGGGCGACCGCGCATCTCACACTGGTCGACGGTACCGAGGCGCTGGCTGTCGCCGTGGTGGAGCCGACGTGGACGGACTACCACGTGGCGTATCGGGCCGGGTTTCGCCATTCCCTGGACCGGGGGGCTGCCGGGCGGGCGATTCTGTCGGGGCGGCAGCAGCCGGGGGACTGGCCGGGGTATGCGCTCACGCACGGGGAACTGGAGGCGGGGGCGAGTGGGGCTGCGGCCCCGTTGCTCGGGGTGGCCGGGGTCGAGGGCAGCGTGGGGGTGGTGATGCTGGCCGACGCGGTACCGGAGCGGGTGGGGCCGCGTGTCATGCACGCGGCCCGGGAGGTCGCGGACGCGCTGCGCTGAGGGTGGTGGTCGTCGGTGACCCGGCGCCGGGCCTGGCCGACGGCGGGCGGCGCGCTGGAGCTGAAGGAATCCCAAGAGGGCTTCCCCGTCGGCGTCCGCGCGGTTCTGGAGCTGTTGCGCATGCGCGGGCGGCCCATGACCGTGCCGCGGATGGGGCGGACGCTGGCGCTGAGCCGGCAGTTCGTGCGGCGGATGGTCAACGAGGCGGCGGGGCGGGACCTCGTCGAGGCGATCCCCAACCCCGCGCACCAGCGGTCCTCCCTGTTCCGGCTGACCGACACCGGCCGCGTGACGATCGAGACGCTGCTCGCCCGGGAGAGCGTGCTGCCGGAGCGGGCGAGCGGTGACCTGACGGAGGCCGACGTCGACGCCTGCGTACGGGAGCTGACGCGGATGCTCGAACTCTTCGAGGACGTGGACGTCAACCGAGGTTCCGCACCTCCACCGGCCCCTGCCGTGGCCCTGCCCCCGGGGACCACCGCCCGTGGCCGGAACCGGCCCTCACGTTAGATTGATCCCGTGCCCTCTCGTCTCGCCAGCCTTTCGCGCCCCGTGGCCGTAGCCGTCTGTGCCCTGCCCGTCGTGGGGCTGCTCGCGACGGCGGCGCTCGCGCCGTTGCCGTTCTCCGTGGCACAGCCGGGGATGACGGCGAACGTCCTGGGCGAGAACAGGGGGGAGCCCGTGATCACGATCACCGGCACGGAGACCCGCCGGACCAGCGGCCAGCTGCGGATGACGACGATCGAGGCGACGGGGCCGGACGCCCGTGTCGGTCTCGGCGATGTGCTCGACGGCTGGTTCCGCACGGACCAGGCGATCATGCCGCGCGACGCGGTCTACCCCAGCGGGGACACGGCCGAGGAGATCGAGGAGTACAACGAGGCGGAGATGAGGGAGTCCCAGGACACGGCCACCGAGGCGGCCCTCGCCTACCTCGGCGAGGACGCCGAGGACATCGAGGTCACCCTGCGGCTCGCCGACGTCGGCGGCCCCAGCGCGGGTCTGCTCTTCTCGCTCGGCATCGTCGAGAAACTCGAAGGCGACGGCAGCGGCGGCGATCTCACGGGCGGTCGCGTCATCGCCGGTACGGGAACCATCGACACGACCGGCAAGGTCGGCGCGGTCGGCGGAGTCACCCTCAAGACCCAGGCCGCCCACCGTGACGGCGCCACCGTCTTCCTCGTCCCCAGGGCCGAGTGCGCCGACGCCAAGGCCGAACTGCCCGAGGGGATGCGGCTCATCCCGGTGACGACCCTGAAGGGCGCGGTCAGCTCTCTGGTGGCGCTGGAGACGGGCAAGGGCTCCGTACCCGGCTGCTGACTCAGCCCTCCCTCACGAACCCCTCCGCCACCATCCAGTCCAGCGCCACCCGGTGCGGGTCCTCCCCGTCCACATCCACCCTGGCGTTCAGCTTCCGCGCCACGTCGTTGTTCAGATTCTCCGTGATGGGGGCGAGGACGTCGGCGATCTCCGGCCACTCCTCCAGCGTCTCGGAGTTGATCTCGGGGGCCGCGTTGTAGTGGGGGAAGAACTTCCGGTCGTCGTCCATCACCGCGAGCTTCATCGACTCGATGCGCCCGTCGGTCGTGTAGACCTCCCCGTACAGGCAGCTCCCCTTCGCCGCCTGGGTGTAGATGATGCCGCTGTCCATCTGGGTGATGTTCGCGGCGGGCAGGCTCATGCCGTACGCCTTCTGCATGCCGGGCAGTCCGTCCGCGCGGTTGGCGAACTCGCTCTCCACACACAGGGTGACGGCCTCGGGGTCCTTCGCCGCGAGCACGGCGACGTCGGAGAGGCTCTTCGTGCCGTACCTGGCGGAGTTGGGCCGGTTCAGGGCGAGGGCGTAGGTGTTGTCGAGCGCGGAGGGCGGCAGCCAGGTCAGACCGTTGCCGAGGTCGGCGTCGCGGACCTCCTCCCACTGCCGCCGGGGGTCGGTGATGGGTGTGCTGTTGCCCTGGTAGGTGATCCAGGCGGTGCCCGTGTACTCGTACATGGCGTCCGCCTCCCCGCTCCGCACCGCCTCCCGGGCGCCGAACGAACCCTGGATGCCGGTGCGGTCGACCACCTCCGCACCGGCCGCCTGGAAGGCGATGCCCATGACGGCACCGAGGATCAGGTTCTCGGTGAAGTCCTTGGACGTCACGGTCAGATCGGCGCCCTTCAGCGGTCGGCCCTGCCCGACCGAGCCCGGCAGCACGTCGTCGGCCATGGGGGAGCCGCTGGTCAGCCCGCAGCCGGCCACCAGCAGTCCGCCTCCCCAGAGCAGCAGAGGCGTGCGCGCTCTCACGAGGCGGTCTCCAAGCCCCGTGGTCGCAACGCCAGTTCCGCCAGCGAGGCGAGCCAGTCGACCAGCAGGGCGAGGGCGACCGTCAGGATCGAGCCGAGCACGAGGACGGGCATGCGCTGGTTGGTGATCCCGGTCGTGATCAGTACGCCGAGGCCGCCGCCCCCGCCGAAGGTGGCGAGGGTCGCCGTGCCCACGTTCAGGACGAGGGCGGTGCGTACGCCCGCGAGGATCAGCGGTACGGCCAGGGGGAGTTCGACGCGGGCGAGCACTTCCGCCGGGGACATGCCGATGCCCCGGGCGGCTTCGAGGAGGGTCGGGTCGTTCGCCTTCAGGCCGGCGATCGTGTTGGACAGGACGGGCAGGACGGCGTAGACGATGATGCCGACCAGCGCCGCCTTCCGTCCGATGCCCAGCCAGATCACCAGCAGCGCCAGGAGGCCGATGGCGGGGGCGGCCTGGCCCGTGTTGGCGACGGTCAGGGCCACCGGGGTGGCCCGGCGGAACCTCTCCCGGGTCAGCAGGACGCCCAGCGGGATCGCGATGATCAGCACGAAGAAGGTGGAGATCGCGGTCAGCTGGACGTGCTGCCACAGGGCCTGCCACACCTGACCGTTCGAGAGGGCGTTCACGGAGATCGCGTCCAGCTCGGCCTGCCGGAACCAGAGCCAGGTGGTGAGCAGGACGACCACGAGGACGGAGGGCAACACGGTCAGCTTCTGCCAGGTCAGCGTGGGACTGGGGGACCTGGGCGGCGGAGGGGCATCATCAGAGGGAGGGGCCGTACCCGGCGCAGCGGGGCCGGCCGACGTGGCTGGGCTGTCCGGCACGGAGGTGTCGCCCGGCGCGATCCCCAAGCCCGCCTTGGCGGTGGTGGCGGCGGTCTGGGGCGTGAGGCCTGTCTCGGCCGTGGCGGCGGTCTCGGCCGTGTGGCCCGTCTCGGCGGCGGTCACGGTGCCCCCTCCCCGCCGCGGCTCTCCCGCTCCGCGCGCGTCCGCCCGGCCCGGGCCCCCTCCAGCTCGTGCTGGTGCTCCAGCGCCTCCAGCCGGTCGGCCTCCAGGAGCCCGTGGACGGAGTTGAGCAGGGACTCCATGTCGACGACGCCGGTGTACTCCCCGTGCCGGCCGGTGACGGCGACCCGCCCCGTGTTGTCGGTCAGTACGGCCTCCAGCGCCTCCCGCAGGGTGGCGTCCCTGGTCACGGTGGTGTGGATCGGGGTCCCGGCCCGCGCGAGCGACCCTTTGGCGCGCATCAGGTCGCCGCGCCGCAGCCACTTGAAGGGCCGCCCGTGCCGGTCGAGGAGCAGGACCTCGCCGGTGCCGCCGGCCCGCAGCCGGTTGACGACCTGCTGCAGCGGGTCACCCAGGCTGACCGTCGGATGGTCGGTGACCTCGACATCCCGTACGCGCGTGAGATCGAGTCGCTTCAGCGCGGCGCCCGCGCCCACGAAACCGGAGACGAAGTCGTCGGCGGGGCCCGCGAGGATCGCCTCCGGGGTGTCGAACTGCGCGATGCGCGACCGCTCCCGCAGGATCGCGATCCGGTCGCCCAGCTTGACCGCCTCGTCGAAGTCATGGGTGACGAACACGATCGTCTTGCGCAGCTCGCGCTGGAGCCGCAGCAGCTCGTCCTGGAGGTGGTCGCGGGTGATCGGGTCCACCGCCCCGAACGGCTCGTCCATCAACAGGACGGGCGGATCGGCGGCCAGGGCCCGTGCCACGCCCACCCGATGCTGCTGGCCGCCGGAGAGCCGACGCGGATACCTGTCGTGGAACTCGCCCGGGTCGAGCCCCACCAGGTCCAGCATCTCCGCCACCCGCGCCTTCACCCGGGACGCGGACCAACCGGCCATCCTCGGCACGATCGCGATGTTCTGGGCGACGGTCATGTGCGGGAAGAGACCGGACGACTGGATCGCGTAGCCCACCTCGCGCCGCAGCTTGACCGGATCCATGCCGGTGACGTCCTCACCGTTGATCCGGACGGAGCCGCTGGACGGCTCGATCAACCTGTTGATCATCTTGAGCGTTGTGGACTTGCCGCACCCGGACGGCCCGACCAGCACCACCGTCTCGCCGGCATGGATCCGCAGGGTGACGCTGTCGACGGATGGTTGACGACTGCCTGGATACCGCTTGCTGAGGTTGACCAACTCAATGGTGGCCCCCGTCGTACCAGTCGCCCGTGACGAGCCCTTCGTGCTGTGGTCAGCCACGGATCCCCCTCGGAATCGTCAGCCGCCCGACCAGCACGTACGCGGCGTCGAACAGCAGCGCGAGGGCGACGATGCCGAGCGTGCCGGCGAGCACCTGGTTGAGCGCGTTGGCACTGCCCAGCGAGGCGATGCCGCGGAAGATCTCGTTGCCGAGGCCCGGCCCGGAGGCGTACGCGGCGATCGCGGCGATGCCCATCAGCATCTGCGTGGAGACCCGGATCCCGGTGAGGATCGGTGGCCAGGCGAGCGGCAGTTCGACCCGCAGCAGCCGCACGGGCCGGGACATCCCGATGCCCTTCGCCGCGTCCACCAGCGCCGGATCGACCCCGCGCAGTCCCACGATCGCGTTCCGTACGACCGGCAGCAGCCCGTACAGCGTCAGCGCGATCAACGTCGGGGCCACGCCGAGCCCCGCCACCGGGATCAGCAGACCGATCATGGCGAGGGACGGGACGGTCAGAAGGGTGGCGGCGGTGGTCGTGGCGAGCCCGGCGGCCCACTCCCCGCGATAGGTGACGACGCCGATCAGCACCCCGACGACGGTGGCCACGACCATGCACTGGAAGACCGCGCTGGCGTGCTGATATCCGTCGAACAGCAGTTTCTCGTGGTAGCTGACCACGTACTCCCAGAAACTCACCGGCGCGTACCCCCAGGGTCGGCTAGGTCGTCGTCTCCCGGGACCTTCTGATCGCTCGCGCGACCCTGCGGTTCACTCGTGGAGCGCCGCCTGCTCCACCAGCGGGATGATCCGCAGCGGAACGGGGTTCTCCATGACGATCGCCGTGGCGGCCCGGACGATGCCATCAAAACCGACAACCCGGTCGATCACCCGCTGGAGATCGGCGTTCGAACGGGCCACCAGCCGGCACAGCATGTCCCCGCTGCCGGTCGTCGTGTGCAGCTCCAGTACTTCCGGCACGGTCGCCAAGTGGGCCCGCACGTCCGCCCCTTGCCCCTGCCTGATCTGCAGTGTGGCGAACGCCGTGACCGGGTAGCCGAGCGCGGCCGGGTCGACCTGCGGCCCGAACCCGCGGATGACTCCGTTCGACTGAAGCCGGTCCAGCCGGGCCTGGACCGTGCCCCTCGCGACCCCCAGCCGCCGCGACATCTCCAGCACCCCGATCCGCGGCTCGCGCGCGAGCAGGACGATCAGCCGCCCGTCCAGATGATCGATCGCCATGGGGCCTCC
Coding sequences:
- a CDS encoding ABC transporter ATP-binding protein, encoding MADHSTKGSSRATGTTGATIELVNLSKRYPGSRQPSVDSVTLRIHAGETVVLVGPSGCGKSTTLKMINRLIEPSSGSVRINGEDVTGMDPVKLRREVGYAIQSSGLFPHMTVAQNIAIVPRMAGWSASRVKARVAEMLDLVGLDPGEFHDRYPRRLSGGQQHRVGVARALAADPPVLLMDEPFGAVDPITRDHLQDELLRLQRELRKTIVFVTHDFDEAVKLGDRIAILRERSRIAQFDTPEAILAGPADDFVSGFVGAGAALKRLDLTRVRDVEVTDHPTVSLGDPLQQVVNRLRAGGTGEVLLLDRHGRPFKWLRRGDLMRAKGSLARAGTPIHTTVTRDATLREALEAVLTDNTGRVAVTGRHGEYTGVVDMESLLNSVHGLLEADRLEALEHQHELEGARAGRTRAERESRGGEGAP
- a CDS encoding S16 family serine protease, translated to MAVAVCALPVVGLLATAALAPLPFSVAQPGMTANVLGENRGEPVITITGTETRRTSGQLRMTTIEATGPDARVGLGDVLDGWFRTDQAIMPRDAVYPSGDTAEEIEEYNEAEMRESQDTATEAALAYLGEDAEDIEVTLRLADVGGPSAGLLFSLGIVEKLEGDGSGGDLTGGRVIAGTGTIDTTGKVGAVGGVTLKTQAAHRDGATVFLVPRAECADAKAELPEGMRLIPVTTLKGAVSSLVALETGKGSVPGC
- a CDS encoding ABC transporter permease, which translates into the protein MPDSPATSAGPAAPGTAPPSDDAPPPPRSPSPTLTWQKLTVLPSVLVVVLLTTWLWFRQAELDAISVNALSNGQVWQALWQHVQLTAISTFFVLIIAIPLGVLLTRERFRRATPVALTVANTGQAAPAIGLLALLVIWLGIGRKAALVGIIVYAVLPVLSNTIAGLKANDPTLLEAARGIGMSPAEVLARVELPLAVPLILAGVRTALVLNVGTATLATFGGGGGLGVLITTGITNQRMPVLVLGSILTVALALLVDWLASLAELALRPRGLETAS
- a CDS encoding MarR family transcriptional regulator: MTRRRAWPTAGGALELKESQEGFPVGVRAVLELLRMRGRPMTVPRMGRTLALSRQFVRRMVNEAAGRDLVEAIPNPAHQRSSLFRLTDTGRVTIETLLARESVLPERASGDLTEADVDACVRELTRMLELFEDVDVNRGSAPPPAPAVALPPGTTARGRNRPSR
- a CDS encoding glycine betaine ABC transporter substrate-binding protein; this encodes MADDVLPGSVGQGRPLKGADLTVTSKDFTENLILGAVMGIAFQAAGAEVVDRTGIQGSFGAREAVRSGEADAMYEYTGTAWITYQGNSTPITDPRRQWEEVRDADLGNGLTWLPPSALDNTYALALNRPNSARYGTKSLSDVAVLAAKDPEAVTLCVESEFANRADGLPGMQKAYGMSLPAANITQMDSGIIYTQAAKGSCLYGEVYTTDGRIESMKLAVMDDDRKFFPHYNAAPEINSETLEEWPEIADVLAPITENLNNDVARKLNARVDVDGEDPHRVALDWMVAEGFVREG
- a CDS encoding Lrp/AsnC family transcriptional regulator — translated: MAIDHLDGRLIVLLAREPRIGVLEMSRRLGVARGTVQARLDRLQSNGVIRGFGPQVDPAALGYPVTAFATLQIRQGQGADVRAHLATVPEVLELHTTTGSGDMLCRLVARSNADLQRVIDRVVGFDGIVRAATAIVMENPVPLRIIPLVEQAALHE
- a CDS encoding ABC transporter permease, which gives rise to MSFWEYVVSYHEKLLFDGYQHASAVFQCMVVATVVGVLIGVVTYRGEWAAGLATTTAATLLTVPSLAMIGLLIPVAGLGVAPTLIALTLYGLLPVVRNAIVGLRGVDPALVDAAKGIGMSRPVRLLRVELPLAWPPILTGIRVSTQMLMGIAAIAAYASGPGLGNEIFRGIASLGSANALNQVLAGTLGIVALALLFDAAYVLVGRLTIPRGIRG